Part of the Methylovirgula sp. 4M-Z18 genome is shown below.
ATGTTTACATATGAACAGGATTCCGCCCGCATGAGCCAGGCCGTCGCCGACCTTCTTGCCATCCTCGATCTCGAACGGATCGAGCAAAATATTTTCCGCGGCTCCAGCCCGCAGGTCGGCTGGCAGCGCGTTTTCGGCGGCCTCGTGATTTCCCAGGCCCTGGTCGCGGCGGCGCGGACGGTCGAGGGCCGCGCGCCGCATTCGCTGCACGGCTATTTCATCCTGCCGGGCGATCCGAGCATTCCGATTGTCTACGAGGTCGACCGGATTCGCGACGGCACGAGCTTCGCCACCCGCCGCTGCGTCGCGATTCAGCGCGGACGGGCGATTTTTTCGCTGTCGGCCTCCTTCCAGATCGAGGAAGAGGGTCTGTCGCATCAATTTGCCATGCCGGACGTGCCCGATCCCGAGACTTTGCTGAGCGATCGGGACGTTTTCGAGAAATTCGGGGCGCAAATGCCGCCGGCGGTGCGCTCTTATTTCAAGCGTGAACGGCCGATCGAGCTGCGCCCCGTCGATTGGATGCGCTACCTCAACCGCAAGCCGACGGAACCGGCTCAGAATATCTGGATGAAAGCCTCCGGCCCTTTGCCGGACGATCCGGCCGTGCATCGGGCGGTGCTCGCTTACCTGTCGGACATGACCTTGCTCGATGCCGCCATGGTCACCCATGGCCGAACGGTCTTCGATCCGACCCTGCAGGTGGCGAGTCTTGACCATGCGCTCTGGTTTCATCGCCCCTTCCGGGCCGACGAATGGCTCCTGTACAGCCAGGACAGTCCCTGGACCGGCGGCGCGCGCGGCCTGACCCGCGGCCTGATTTACGCGCGTGACGGGGCCTTGGTGGCATCGGTGGCACAAGAAGGCTTGATCCGGCCGCGCGACGCCAAAGCCTGATGGCGGTTGCGTGCCGCCTCAAATCGGGGCAGGCCTAACGTGAAAGGGGTAGACAGGACTCTGCTCTGCTCAAATATTAGGCATTTATTTTTGAAAACGATTTCAGCATTTGCCTAAATTTTAATCATACTCGCTGCGACGCAGCAAAATCCCGGCCGAGTCGCCGCGGAATCCCAGATTTTCCCATTTCGACGGCGTTTGGCACGGCACTTGTTAGGAAGTTCCGAGGGGGCTGGCGCGTGCCGTTCGCGGTGATGGGTTCAGCAGTTCCAAACCGGCTCGTCCGGCCGCAATCCAGCGGTGCGAGAGCCAGAGCTTTAAGGGACCAAACGACATGAAAATCGTGATGGCGATCATTAAGCCGTTCAAACTCGAGGAGGTCCGCGACGCGCTGACCGCCATCGGCGTTCACGGCCTGACCGTGACCGAGGTAAAGGGGTACGGACGGCAAAAGGGGCATACCGAAATCTATCGCGGCGCCGAATATGCCGTGAGCTTCTTGCCGAAATTGAAAATCGAAGTCGCGGTGGCGGCGTCCCTGGTCGATCAGGTGGTCGAGGCGATTAGCGCCACCGCCCGCACCGGCCAGATCGGCGACGGCAAAATTTTCGTCACCCCGCTCGAACAGGCGATCCGCATCCGCACCGGCGAAAAAGACGCCGACGCCCTGTAAGCGCCATCAAGGATTTCACAAGGAGTTCACTCATGAAGTTGCTTTCACTGAAAGGCGGGTTGCTAACGGCCTTGGCGCTGACCGCCATGACGGCTGTGGCCTATGCCCAGGACGCCGCGCCGGCAGCCGCCGCTGCAGCGCCTGCCGCGCCCGCACTCGTGCCGAATCCGGGCGATACCGCTTGGATGCTCACCTCCAGCGCGCTCGTGCTGATGATGTCGATCCCCGGCCTCGCCCTCTTCTACGGCGGCCTGGTGCGCACCAAGAACATGCTGTCGATTCTGACCCAAGTCTTCGCCATCGTGTCGCTCGTCGGCGTGCTGTGGGCCGTCTATGGCTATTCGATGTCGCTTGGCGATACCGGTCCTGGCACCGGTTTGTTCGGAATCCCGGCAGCCTATCTCGGCGGCTTCGGCAAGGTCTTCCTGAAGGGCGTCGACGCAAACGCGACCTTCTCGACCTTCACGCCGGGCCACGTCATTCCGGAACTCGCCTATATGGTGTTCCAGATGACCTTCGCCATGATTACTCCGGCGCTGATCATCGGCTCCTTCGCCGAGCGCATCAAATTCTCGGCGATGCTGCTGTTCATGTTCCTGTGGGTGACGTTCATCTACTTCCCGATCGCCCATTGGGTCTGGGCTTCGGCCGATGCGAATCTGCTCACGGCTGCAGCTAAGGAACTTGCTGCTGCGACCACCGACGCCGCCAAGAAGGTCGCTCAGGACAAGATCGACGCGCTCAACAACAGCGCCGGTTGGCTGGCGGCTGCCGGAGCGCTGGATTTTGCCGGCGGCACCGTCGTGCATATCAACGCTGGTATCGCTGGTATGG
Proteins encoded:
- a CDS encoding ammonium transporter, with amino-acid sequence MTAVAYAQDAAPAAAAAAPAAPALVPNPGDTAWMLTSSALVLMMSIPGLALFYGGLVRTKNMLSILTQVFAIVSLVGVLWAVYGYSMSLGDTGPGTGLFGIPAAYLGGFGKVFLKGVDANATFSTFTPGHVIPELAYMVFQMTFAMITPALIIGSFAERIKFSAMLLFMFLWVTFIYFPIAHWVWASADANLLTAAAKELAAATTDAAKKVAQDKIDALNNSAGWLAAAGALDFAGGTVVHINAGIAGMVGCLIIGKRVGYPKEAMPPHSLTMTMIGASLLWVGWFGFNAGSNLEANGTTALAFVNTMVATAAAALSWLFVEWIVKGKPSLLGMVSGAVAGLVAVTPASGFAGPMGSIVLGLMVSPICFFFVAFVKNWIGYDDALDVFGVHCIGGITGAIMTGILVNTALGGVGLTDYTNLKDMTAPYDMVTQLIAQFKAVGSTLIWSGVGSAILYYIVDFTIGLRPAPDAEREGLDVSDHGERAYNY
- a CDS encoding P-II family nitrogen regulator, translated to MKIVMAIIKPFKLEEVRDALTAIGVHGLTVTEVKGYGRQKGHTEIYRGAEYAVSFLPKLKIEVAVAASLVDQVVEAISATARTGQIGDGKIFVTPLEQAIRIRTGEKDADAL
- the tesB gene encoding acyl-CoA thioesterase II: MSQAVADLLAILDLERIEQNIFRGSSPQVGWQRVFGGLVISQALVAAARTVEGRAPHSLHGYFILPGDPSIPIVYEVDRIRDGTSFATRRCVAIQRGRAIFSLSASFQIEEEGLSHQFAMPDVPDPETLLSDRDVFEKFGAQMPPAVRSYFKRERPIELRPVDWMRYLNRKPTEPAQNIWMKASGPLPDDPAVHRAVLAYLSDMTLLDAAMVTHGRTVFDPTLQVASLDHALWFHRPFRADEWLLYSQDSPWTGGARGLTRGLIYARDGALVASVAQEGLIRPRDAKA